Proteins found in one Oncorhynchus tshawytscha isolate Ot180627B linkage group LG25, Otsh_v2.0, whole genome shotgun sequence genomic segment:
- the msrb1b gene encoding methionine-R-sulfoxide reductase B1b, whose amino-acid sequence MSFCSFFDGEVYKDHFKPGMYVCSQCNNPLFSSRSKFPHSSPWPAFTETIKEDSVTKMMESLTAFKVLCGKCGNGLGHEFVNDGPEEGISRFUIFSNSLKFVPNKDKQ is encoded by the exons ATGTCTTTTTGCTCATTTTTTGATGGCGAGGTCTATAAAGACCATTTCAAACCAG gtatgtatgtgtgttctcAGTGCAACAACCCGCTGTTCTCCAGCAGGTCTAAGTTCCCCCACTCCTCCCCGTGGCCTGCCTTCACTGAGACCATCAAAGAGGACAGTGTCACCAAGATGATGGAGTCACTCACAGCCTTCAAG GTGCTTTGTGGGAAGTGTGGTAACGGACTGGGCCATGAGTTTGTCAACGACGGTCCGGAGGAAGGCATCTCACGATTCTGAATATTCAGCAACTCGCTCAAGTTTGTCCCAAATAAAG ACAAACAGTAA